From a region of the Phaeodactylum tricornutum CCAP 1055/1 chromosome 4, whole genome shotgun sequence genome:
- a CDS encoding predicted protein yields the protein KVVMLGDTNTGKTCLVLRFAEGYYREEGRSSTIGAFFLTKRLTVNSITCKMLLWDTAGKEQFHKLAQTYYKNAAAAVLCYDISNPCSLVRLRGWLKEVQESTGQIVLAIAACKGDLEPVPGLPEEAQSLADSVGALYVHTSAKDNEGVSELFQLTAERV from the coding sequence AAGGTCGTGATGCTAGGTGATACAAACACGGGAAAAACATGTCTCGTACTAAGATTTGCCGAAGGCTACTACAGAGAAGAGGGTCGTTCGAGCACCATCGGGGCTTTCTTCCTTACCAAACGACTTACAGTAAATAGCATAACTTGCAAAATGCTATTGTGGGATACGGCGGGAAAGGAGCAGTTCCACAAACTAGCCCAAACCTATTACAAAAATGCAGCCGCCGCAGTATTGTGCTACGATATCAGTAATCCGTGTTCGCTGGTGCGACTGCGTGGCTGGTTGAAGGAAGTGCAGGAGAGTACTGGACAAATAGTgttggcaattgcagcaTGCAAAGGAGATTTAGAACCTGTTCCTGGTTTACCGGAAGAGGCTCAGAGCTTGGCGGATAGCGTTGGTGCCCTGTATGTTCATACATCCGCGAAAGATAACGAAGGCGTCTCGGAACTATTTCAGTTAACGGCGGAGCGTGTA